TTCGCTTTAGCTCACCGGAAATTTCTGTACTTCCATTGCTTTTCAGATCAATATTCCACTTTTTACTGAATCTTTATGCATATTTCCCCCCACTGAGGGGTCAGGTCTCGCCGGGCCGGGTCGAAGGCTGTATTGCAGCAGGCGTTGTGTGGTGCAGCGCTTCTTGCCCGGTCAGCATCTTTTTCATGTGCCGCGCCCTTACGGTGAGGCCATGCATGGACTGACTGCCCGACTGCTGCTTTCTGCCGTGCTGCTGGCGGCCACTGGAATGGCTGGGCCTGCTGCCACACCGCCCCCCGTGATGCGCTACGTGTCGCTGGGAGACTCGCTGACCGCCGGATTTCAGTCGGGTGGCCTGACTGCCCAGGGTCAGCAGGCGGCGTATCCGGTCATCATCGCCCGTCTGGCACACATTGATTTTGGCGTGCCTGCGGGCAAGGCTCCCGGCTGCCCACCCCCGCTGGACGGCGGCCTTTTCAAGCCGGGCGCGTCGTGCGTGCGCGTGCAGCCGAACGTGCGCGGCTCGAATTTCGCCGTGCCGGGCGCACGCGTCGAGGATCTGCTGAACAGGACAGCTCAGACGGCTCCCGACGCCGCGACCCGTCAGCTGTACACCCTGATTCTGGGGCCGAAGCTCAGTCAGGTGGGGGCGGCGCTGAAATCCAGACCCACCTTCATCTCGGTGTGGATCGGTGCAAACAACGTGCTCGATACCCTGACCTCGGGCAATCCGGCGCAGGCCACGCCACCGGCAGCGTTCGAGGCGTCGTATCGGCGGCTGCTGGACGCCCTGAAGCCTGCCGGAGCAACCGTCGTGCTTCTGACCGTACCCGACGTGACGCGGGTGCCGCTGTTAGCGAGCGGGGATTTTCTGTTTCGCCAGGGCATCGGGCAGCCCGACTGTGCCGGAAGCGCCAGCCGTGTGGCCCTGAGCGTGCTGCTGAGCGAAGCTCCGGCCAACTGTAACGCGCCGTATGCCCTGACGCCCGCCAAGCTGGACGCGATTCGCGGCACAGTCAATGCCTACAACGCCGTCATTCTCAAGCTTGCCGCCGAGCGCGGTCTGAAAGTCTTCGACGTGAATCCACTCTTTGCGACGCTCAGGGCCACCGATCCCAACCTGAGCGATCCGAATCAGCCGTTCGGCCCCGACTTTTCACTCGACGGCGTTCACCTGTCGTCATCGGCCCAGACGCGCCTCGCGGACGCTCTGGTAGCCTTTGGAAACGCCAATTTCGGCCTTCAGATCAAGCTTCCCGGCAGCTAGCGGTCAGCACCCGGTACAGAAAAAGGGCTGAAGCGCTCGTCGTGCCGCTTGCAGCCCTGCCTGCCGATGTGAACTCTGCTTATTTTGGCCGTTCTGCCAGTACCTGAGCGGTGGTTTTGGGCGTGCCGCGCTCGGTCTTGACGGTATCGGCGCTGATCGGGGTGCCCTTGTTGCCCCAGGTCGTGCGGATGTACGTGGTGACGGCAGCGATGTCGGCGTCGTTCAGCTGGCTGGCCCAGGCGGGCATGACCCCGTTGTACGGCTGGCCTTTTGCCACGATATTGCCCTGGAGTCCGTACAGCAGCACGTCGGCCACGTATTTCTCGTCTCCCTGAATCGCGGCGTTGCCTGCCAGAGGCGGAAACGCTCCTGGTACGCCTGCCCCCGACGCACCGTGACAGCCAGCGCAGTTGGTGGTAAAGACGGCGGTGCCCTTCGCGGCGTTCACGGCGACGTTATTGACAGCGGTGGTGCTGCCGGAACCAGACGCGGGGTTGCCGGAAGCGGTGGTGGTGTCGGCGGGCGTGTTGGTTGCGGAATCGCTGGTGGCGGTACTCGGGGCAGTTGGCGTCATTGCGGTTGTGCTGCTACCTGCCGTGCTGGGCGCAGTCGTTCCGGCGGCGTCATTGACCTTGCTGCCCTCGTTCCCGGTCGGCGGCGTCACGACGGTGCCGGGGGCTGCCGAACCCGTCGCAGGGTTGGCGTTTCGGTCGTTGGTCGTCAGGGTGGGTGTCGCGGGCGCGGCAGCGGGCATGGTTGCGGCGGCGTCGCCCGTCGTGCTGCTGCTTCCGGCGGTGGTGGTGGTTACCGCGTTGCCGCCTGCTGCGCCCCCGGACGTGGCAGGCGTCGTAGAAGCGGCGGGCGTGTTGGTCATCGTGCTGCCTGCCGCCGCGCTGCCGCTGTTGCCAGAGGCTGCCGTCGTGCTGGCCGCTCCGGAAGTGCTCGAAGCCGCGCTGCCGTTTGTGGCCGTGATGGACGGGCCGGTAAAACTACCCCCGGTGCCGATCAGAATGGCGACGATGAGTGCGACGGTGCCAACTGGAAAGACCACGCCGAGAATGCCAGGAAGCGGAGATTGTGAGGCCATACAGGTGGCTCCTTCTGAAATTTGAGAATGAACACTCTGGAATGAACACGGAAGACCGGGAGACGGGAACGCAGGCGCACAGCCCGCTGGTATGTCGTTCGCCCCTGGGTATAGCGGAAGCTGCTCCCGGCATGTGTCGGAAGAAATGCGGTATTTCTTAACGCTGACCGCTGGTTTTTATTTGGTTTTTCCTCTCGATCTTCTCAAATTTCAGTACACCTACACGGCAGACCTGAACCCACGCGCCGAGCCTTACACGCCGAAAAAGCCCACCAGGTCGCACAGTCGTCCGTCGCGGGCGATCTTTCCCACGTCTCGGCCCTCGCGCAGTGTGAAGCCGTCGCCGTCGGTGGCACGCCAGGTGAAATGCACGCAGTCGTGGTGAGCGCTTACCGGGCTCGTCAGTTCCAGGCGCACGCCGGGGTACCTCATGGTGAAGGCGTGGATGTGTTCGCTCAGTGCCTGCTGGCCCACCACCCGCGCCGTCGGGTCTGAATACACTGCGGTTTCACACCATGCCAGTTCCAGCAGCCTGCGCCGGGTCTGGTCATCGGCTTCGTTCCAGGCGGCAAGGTAAGCCATGACGATCATTTCGACGGATTCCGTCTTCGCAGCATTGATGTCCGCGACGGCGTGATTCATACATCCTCCGGAGCGACCTGCTCGGCCCTCTGAACCGTGACAGCCACCTTTCAGAGTACGCCGCGCCGATCTTTACTTTCTACAGCTGACAGCTGCTCTGTGGGCGCGTGGGGCGTTCAGCCTTTACCCTGAGGCATGCGTTCCCTTCCCGATCACCATACCCATCATCTGCGCTGCGGGCACGCCGTCGGCAGCCTGGACGACGTGGCCGCGTCGGCACTGGTACGCGGCCTGCCCGCCGTGGGTCTGAGCGACCATGCGCCCCTGCTGTTTCTGCCGGGCGACCATCCCGCGCCGCTCATCGCCATGCCTGCTTCCGAGTTTCCCGCCTACGCCGAGGAAATGCAGCACGTAAAAGCCCGGTACGCGGGCCGACTGCGCGTGCTGGCAAGCGTCGAGGCCGATTATGTGCCTGGGTCGGAGGCAGCGTACCGACACCTGCTGGCGTCCCCCCTCGATTACGTGCTGGGCAGCGTTCACTGGATAGACGGCTGGAGCCTGTTCAGCGCCGAATTGCCCGGTGGCTGGACGCCCGAACATGCCTGGAGCCGCGCTCTGGCCCTCACGCGGGAAGCGGCGGCCAGCGGATTTGCCGACGTGATCGCGCATCTGGACGTGCTCAAGACCAAAGGCCACCTGCCTGAACGCTGGCACACACCCGAGCTGGACGACACCCTGGAGGCCATCGGCGCGTCGGGCAAGGCCATCGAACTGAATACCAGCGGGTGGCGCAAACCGGTGGGCGAGTGCTTTCCCAGTCCAGCCATTCTGCACCTCGCGGCGCGGCGCGGCATTCCGGTGTGTCTGGGCAGCGACGCCCACGATCCACAGGATGTCGGAGCCGATTTCGAGCGGGCCGCCCGCGTGCTGTACGACGCCGGATACCGCGAAACCGTCACCTGGGAAGGGCGTGAACGGCGGGTCATTCCACTTGCCTGAGTACGCCCTCACCTGATCTGGTATCATCTATTTCACCAGCAGCTATATTTTTCTTCAGAAAAGTAGAGTTTCAATCCGAAGGAGTTCCGATGTCTACCCCTGCCGATGTTCAGACCGTCCAAGCACGTCACGCCGAGCTGACCGCCCAGGTGCGCGAACACAATCAGCGCTACTACGAGCAGGACGCCCCCACCATCAGCGACTTCGAGTACGACGCACTGGCCCGCGAACTGCGCGAACTGGAGGCGCTGCACCCGGAACTGCTGACGGGCGACGCCCCGACCCTGACGGTGGGCGGGCGGCCCAGCACGCTGTTCGAGAAGGTGCGCCACCCCACCCCCATGACCAGTCTCGACAACGCCTTCACCGACGCCGAACTGAGCGAATTCGACGATAAGGTGGCGCGTGCCCTGAACCTGAAGCTGGGCGAGCACACCTTCACCTACACCTGTGAGCTGAAGATCGACGGCCTGAGCATCAATCTGTATTACGTGGACGGGGTGCTTCAGTGGGCGGCCACACGCGGCGACGGCGAAACGGGCGAGAAGGTGACGGCCAACGTCGAGGGCATTCCCGGTATTCCGACGGTGCTGCCGGGCCTGAAGGGTGAACTGGAGGTGCGCGGCGAGGTGTACATGAGCCGCGCCGCGTTTCTGGCCTACAACGTGGCTGCCGAGGAAGAGGGCCGCCCACTGCTGAAGAACCCGCGCAACGGAGCTGCCGGAGCGCTGCGCCAGAAGAACGCCGCCGAGACGCGCCGACGCAATCTGGACGTGATTCTGTACAGCCTGGGCAAGCGCGACGGCGTGCCGGTCAGGTCGCAGTGGGAGGTGCTGGAGTGGCTCCGGGCGCAGGGCTTCGCGGTCAGCGAGTTTTCGCGGCGGGTCGAGGGCAGCGCGGCGGCAGCGCTCTACCACGCCGAGATGACCGCGAAGCGCCCGGAACTTCCCTTCGATGCCGACGGCTCGGTGGTCAAACTCGACGACCTGCGGCTGCAAGACGAGGCGGGCTACACCAGCCGCGCTCCGAAATGGGCCATCGCCTATAAATTTCCTGCCGATCAGGCCCAAACCGTGATGAACGACATCAGCATTCAGGTCGGGCGCACCGGCAAGCTGACCCCGGTGGCCGAACTTCAGCCGGTGCAGCTGGAGGGCAGCACGGTCAGCCGCGCCACGCTGCACAACGAGGATTTTATCCGGGGGCTGGACTTGCGGGTGGGCGATACCGTGCTGGTGCATAAATCGGGCGGCATCATCCCCGAAGTGCTGCGCGTGGTGCTGGAGTTGCGCCCGCCAGACGCTGTTCCCTATGTCTTCCCGACGCACTGCCCGGTGTGCGGCCACACCGCCGAGAGGCAGGAGGGAGCCGCCGGAACCTTCTGCACCAACCCTGCCTGCCCCGCCAAGGCCACGCTGCGGGTGCAGTATTTTGCCAGCCGCGACGTGCTCGATATCAAGGGGCTGGGTGAGCGGCTGGTCGTGGAACTGGTGAACAGCGGTCTGGTGCGCGATCCTGCCGACCTGTACGCGTTACAGCCCGAGCAGATCGAGCATCTGGCGATGGGCGAGACCACCACCGGGGCGGTGCGGAAGGTGGGGCGCAAGACTGCCGACAAGCTGGTTGCCGAGATCGAGGCCAGCAAGACCCGCGAACTGTGGCGCTTTATCCGCTCGCTGGGGTTGCCGGGCGTGGGCGAGGGCACCAGCACGCGGCTGGCGCGGGTCTATCCGACGCTGGCTGCACTTCAGGCTGCCACTGCCGAGGAGCTGGCCCGCATCCCCGACATCGGCGCGGCCACCGCCGAGGTGCTGGCAAGCGGGCTGGCCGACCCCGATATGCAGGCGTTCGTGACGCGCCTGGTTGCCGCAGGCATTCAGCCCACTGCCAGCGCTGACGTGCAGACGGGCGAGCAGCTCGCGGGCCTGTCGTTCGTCATCACCGGAACGCTCAGCCGCCCACGCGACAGCCTGAAAGCCCATCTGGAAGCGCACGGCGCGAGGGTCGGCAGCAGCGTGACCAGCAAGACCAGTTACCTGATCGCCGGGGAAGACGGCGGCGGCAAGCTGAGCAAGGCCAGCGAACTGAAGGTGCCGATTCTGGACGAAGCGGCCCTGAACGCCCTGCTGGAAGAGCGCGGCGTGGCGCTGGGGTAGGAAGTGAGAAGTGGGCACAGCGGTTCAGAGGGCATGCCGACTTCGCTGTTCCGACAGGCCACAAGCTACAAGCCTTTTTAGCTGCTGCCGCGCTCACCACTCTGATTCCACACCACCGACACCGCAAATCCGTCTGCCTGCCACTGCGCTTCGAGGGTAGCGGGCCAGCGCTGGACGTGGGCGTGCACCAGTGCCAGTCCCAGGCCGCTGCCGGGCACGTTCTGCACGCCCGTTCCGCGCTCGAAGGGGCGTAGCAGCCGCGCCCACTCGTGTTCCAGGGGGCCGGGGCCGCTGTCGCAGATGCTCAGGGTCTGCCCCTGCACCCGCACCTGCACGGCGGCGCCGCCGTACTTCAGGGCGTTGCTCAGCAGATTGTCGATCACCACCTGAAGGCCCGGCATCTCGGCCAGAATCCAGCTTTCCTCGATATCCAGCTCCAGCCGCCGCCCCGCGTGCTGTGCCGAGTCGTGCAGGCGCTCGGCCACGCTCAGGGTCGCCGCGCCCAGTTCCAGCGGCACCAGCAGCGGCGGGGTGTCGGTGCGGGCCAGTTCCAGCAGCCCTTCACTCAGCGCGATCAGCGACTGGACGCGGTTTCGCATCACCAGCAGCGTTTTTCGCAGGGTTTCTTCGTCTCGGGGCCGCTCCAGGGCCAGATCGAGCCGCCCTTTCAGCGTGGTCAGCGGGGTTCTCAGTTCGTGCGCGGCGGTGCGGGCGAATTCTTTTTCGCGCTCGATGCTGCCCTCCAGCCGATCGAGCATGCGGTTGACCGTGAGGGTCAGGCGGGCCATTTCGTCGCGCCCTGGCGACACGGCCACGCGCTCGGCATACTGTCCCCCCGCCGCGATGCGCTCGGCCATGCTCACCACCGCATCCACGGGGCGAAGCGCTCTGTCGGCCAGCAGATATCCGGCGGCGCACGCCACCACGATCATGAAAGCGCTGCCCAGCACCAGCATGCGCCCCAGCAGTTCCACCACTTCATCCAGGCTGTCACTGGCACGCGACACGCGCAGCAGCAGGCCGCGTGCCAGCACAGTGGTAAAGACCCGCCGCCCCAGCGCTTTATACGTTCCCAGCCGCAGCGGAAGCGCGGGAAGCACCGCTGGATTGCCTGCCCGAACGAGCCGCGTACCAGTACTGCTCAGAAGTTCTGCCGTGATCTCGGCGCTGGGCTGGAAGGCCGCCGAAAAATGCGGCTGGCTGCCCGTCCAGCTCAGGCCCGACTGAGCCACCTGAGCGGTGTCGCGCAGATTGGCGTCGAGCGAGTGCGTCAGGGTGCTGCGGGCCGCCACAAACACGATCAGCGCCCCCAGCATCACACTCAGCGAGAAGATCAGCGCGTAGCCCAGCATGAGTTTCAGCCGCAGACTGAGCAGATTCAGGGCATTCAGGCCGCGCTGCACGGTCCTCAGCTCGCTACCCGGCCTATACGGTAGCCGGAGCCACGCACCGTTTCGATCAGCGCTTCGTGGGTCTTGCGGCGCAGCGTACTCACGTACACGTCGATCACCTTGGGTTCGACACCGTTCTCACCGCCCCACAGGCGTTCGATAATTTCATCGCGTCCGAAGACCCGCCCCGGATGCAGCACCAGCAGCTCCAGCAGCAGAAATTCCCGCCGCGTCAGATCGGCCCTCGCTCCGTTGCGGCACACCTCGCGCCCGCCCAGATCGAGCACCCACTCGCCCGGCAGCGGCACGGTGTTCTGCGGGTGGCCGCCCGCTCGCCGCAGCAGCGCCCGGATTCTGGCCCGCAGTTCGCCAAAGTCAAACGGCTTGGTCAGATAGTCATCGCCGCCCGCATCCAGCCCGCGAATCCGGTCTTCGGGCAGGCCGCGTGCCGTCAGGTACAGCATCGGGGTGGTCAGGCCCAGCCTGCGGAGGCGCTGGCCCAGCTGAAAGCCCGCGTCGGCCTCGCCCGGCAACATCACGTCCAGAATCAGCACGCCGTAGGGAAACAGCCGCGCCAGTTCCTCGCCCTGAGTAGCGGTGGCGGCCACGTCGCACTCGTAGCCGTCGTCTGCCAGCCCGTCGCACAGCAGTTCCGAAATAAAGGCGTCGTCCTCGACGATCAGTACACGCATACGTCAGCGAGCATCGGCAGGCCGGGTAAAACCTGGGTATACCGTTCCTTCAGAGGCTCCCGACTCAGAAATTCTCGACATCGCCCGCCACGTCGTCGTCCTGCACGGCCACGTAGCGCCGGGTGGTATCCACACTCGAATGCCCCAGGAACAGCCCGACACGGGTAAAGTCGCGGGTGGCGGTGTATAGCCGGGTGCCCGAGTGCTTGCGGGCGGCATGGAAGCCGCGCCACGCGTCGCCGTGACCTGCTGCCCGGAAGGCTTTTTGCAGGCGGTAGGTGGCCTGATGGTAGTCCCACTGGAACAGGTTGCCCTCCGGCGTCAGAGGAGGCAGCGTCGTGACCGCCTCTCGCACCCGTTTGCCCAGCGGCACCACCCGCACCTTGCCGCCCTTACCGTGTATTCGGATGCGCCCCGCTGAGATGTCGCCCGTTGTGGTATTCAGCGCCTCGGTAATTCGCAGCCCCGCGTGGGCGCACAGCAGCAGCAATGCCGACAGCCGGGCGTCACAGTGCTCCAGCGCGGCATCGATCTCCTGGCGATACGGCGGATTCTTGACGATGCCGGGCGTCGGGTCGGGCGGGACGTGGGCGTCCTCGAAGGGCTGCGCCTCGGTGGCCCCGGCCCAGCGCAGCGCCCGGTACAGCGCCCGCACACCCGCCACGTACTGCGCCACCGTCGAGGCCGACAGCTTGCCGCGTTTGCCGTTGCCCTGCGTCTCACGGGTCTGGAGCCACGCCACGTAGCGCCCGCCGTCGCGCCGTCCGGGGTGCAGCAGCGTCACGCCCGCGTCTCTGGCCCACGGCACATAGTCCTTGATCGCCAGAGCGTATGCGTCGAGCGTCTTGACGCTGGTACGCGCCCCCTTGCGGCTGGCAGTGGTCATGTACCCGTGAGTCATGCTGATGAGCA
This region of Deinococcus ruber genomic DNA includes:
- a CDS encoding SGNH/GDSL hydrolase family protein, with the translated sequence MHGLTARLLLSAVLLAATGMAGPAATPPPVMRYVSLGDSLTAGFQSGGLTAQGQQAAYPVIIARLAHIDFGVPAGKAPGCPPPLDGGLFKPGASCVRVQPNVRGSNFAVPGARVEDLLNRTAQTAPDAATRQLYTLILGPKLSQVGAALKSRPTFISVWIGANNVLDTLTSGNPAQATPPAAFEASYRRLLDALKPAGATVVLLTVPDVTRVPLLASGDFLFRQGIGQPDCAGSASRVALSVLLSEAPANCNAPYALTPAKLDAIRGTVNAYNAVILKLAAERGLKVFDVNPLFATLRATDPNLSDPNQPFGPDFSLDGVHLSSSAQTRLADALVAFGNANFGLQIKLPGS
- a CDS encoding response regulator transcription factor — its product is MRVLIVEDDAFISELLCDGLADDGYECDVAATATQGEELARLFPYGVLILDVMLPGEADAGFQLGQRLRRLGLTTPMLYLTARGLPEDRIRGLDAGGDDYLTKPFDFGELRARIRALLRRAGGHPQNTVPLPGEWVLDLGGREVCRNGARADLTRREFLLLELLVLHPGRVFGRDEIIERLWGGENGVEPKVIDVYVSTLRRKTHEALIETVRGSGYRIGRVAS
- the ligA gene encoding NAD-dependent DNA ligase LigA, whose translation is MSTPADVQTVQARHAELTAQVREHNQRYYEQDAPTISDFEYDALARELRELEALHPELLTGDAPTLTVGGRPSTLFEKVRHPTPMTSLDNAFTDAELSEFDDKVARALNLKLGEHTFTYTCELKIDGLSINLYYVDGVLQWAATRGDGETGEKVTANVEGIPGIPTVLPGLKGELEVRGEVYMSRAAFLAYNVAAEEEGRPLLKNPRNGAAGALRQKNAAETRRRNLDVILYSLGKRDGVPVRSQWEVLEWLRAQGFAVSEFSRRVEGSAAAALYHAEMTAKRPELPFDADGSVVKLDDLRLQDEAGYTSRAPKWAIAYKFPADQAQTVMNDISIQVGRTGKLTPVAELQPVQLEGSTVSRATLHNEDFIRGLDLRVGDTVLVHKSGGIIPEVLRVVLELRPPDAVPYVFPTHCPVCGHTAERQEGAAGTFCTNPACPAKATLRVQYFASRDVLDIKGLGERLVVELVNSGLVRDPADLYALQPEQIEHLAMGETTTGAVRKVGRKTADKLVAEIEASKTRELWRFIRSLGLPGVGEGTSTRLARVYPTLAALQAATAEELARIPDIGAATAEVLASGLADPDMQAFVTRLVAAGIQPTASADVQTGEQLAGLSFVITGTLSRPRDSLKAHLEAHGARVGSSVTSKTSYLIAGEDGGGKLSKASELKVPILDEAALNALLEERGVALG
- a CDS encoding tyrosine-type recombinase/integrase, with translation MTLVRASDALALSNLTDAALRVRAVEAASTYDAALLISMTHGYMTTASRKGARTSVKTLDAYALAIKDYVPWARDAGVTLLHPGRRDGGRYVAWLQTRETQGNGKRGKLSASTVAQYVAGVRALYRALRWAGATEAQPFEDAHVPPDPTPGIVKNPPYRQEIDAALEHCDARLSALLLLCAHAGLRITEALNTTTGDISAGRIRIHGKGGKVRVVPLGKRVREAVTTLPPLTPEGNLFQWDYHQATYRLQKAFRAAGHGDAWRGFHAARKHSGTRLYTATRDFTRVGLFLGHSSVDTTRRYVAVQDDDVAGDVENF
- a CDS encoding histidinol-phosphatase HisJ family protein, with the translated sequence MRSLPDHHTHHLRCGHAVGSLDDVAASALVRGLPAVGLSDHAPLLFLPGDHPAPLIAMPASEFPAYAEEMQHVKARYAGRLRVLASVEADYVPGSEAAYRHLLASPLDYVLGSVHWIDGWSLFSAELPGGWTPEHAWSRALALTREAAASGFADVIAHLDVLKTKGHLPERWHTPELDDTLEAIGASGKAIELNTSGWRKPVGECFPSPAILHLAARRGIPVCLGSDAHDPQDVGADFERAARVLYDAGYRETVTWEGRERRVIPLA
- a CDS encoding c-type cytochrome; the protein is MASQSPLPGILGVVFPVGTVALIVAILIGTGGSFTGPSITATNGSAASSTSGAASTTAASGNSGSAAAGSTMTNTPAASTTPATSGGAAGGNAVTTTTAGSSSTTGDAAATMPAAAPATPTLTTNDRNANPATGSAAPGTVVTPPTGNEGSKVNDAAGTTAPSTAGSSTTAMTPTAPSTATSDSATNTPADTTTASGNPASGSGSTTAVNNVAVNAAKGTAVFTTNCAGCHGASGAGVPGAFPPLAGNAAIQGDEKYVADVLLYGLQGNIVAKGQPYNGVMPAWASQLNDADIAAVTTYIRTTWGNKGTPISADTVKTERGTPKTTAQVLAERPK
- a CDS encoding nuclear transport factor 2 family protein gives rise to the protein MNHAVADINAAKTESVEMIVMAYLAAWNEADDQTRRRLLELAWCETAVYSDPTARVVGQQALSEHIHAFTMRYPGVRLELTSPVSAHHDCVHFTWRATDGDGFTLREGRDVGKIARDGRLCDLVGFFGV
- a CDS encoding HAMP domain-containing sensor histidine kinase — protein: MQRGLNALNLLSLRLKLMLGYALIFSLSVMLGALIVFVAARSTLTHSLDANLRDTAQVAQSGLSWTGSQPHFSAAFQPSAEITAELLSSTGTRLVRAGNPAVLPALPLRLGTYKALGRRVFTTVLARGLLLRVSRASDSLDEVVELLGRMLVLGSAFMIVVACAAGYLLADRALRPVDAVVSMAERIAAGGQYAERVAVSPGRDEMARLTLTVNRMLDRLEGSIEREKEFARTAAHELRTPLTTLKGRLDLALERPRDEETLRKTLLVMRNRVQSLIALSEGLLELARTDTPPLLVPLELGAATLSVAERLHDSAQHAGRRLELDIEESWILAEMPGLQVVIDNLLSNALKYGGAAVQVRVQGQTLSICDSGPGPLEHEWARLLRPFERGTGVQNVPGSGLGLALVHAHVQRWPATLEAQWQADGFAVSVVWNQSGERGSS